Proteins encoded by one window of Lathyrus oleraceus cultivar Zhongwan6 chromosome 1, CAAS_Psat_ZW6_1.0, whole genome shotgun sequence:
- the LOC127095241 gene encoding uncharacterized protein LOC127095241, translated as MASDQENSQDANAPVELLGMTFNIFMMNETLSQSISTAEDQENRSVLSRALNVPEYPGRVRGKGHGCTPTSLYKNPRRRNPSNQEVMETLQALQAQVLQLQKDNERYRCMEKCSSQLKETSEKASINCQNKFPEGISSCQLYLSSPTYRLVGKGKVHNTSGDLLHHRPLPDGHLKVSVDVVLDKDALLPIPDIVSETTLLRDAIGSFVAWPLDLIFIDDETPTKPASKDKGILRHNESVASQKEVFAQGSQQLSQKIGSRQKNKRDLPVTSLPKKVLLCLDTRYLLKHLLTHQIWQQLVLFAYWIWRKISLVIHALKQSEKKIWNIFFGIKN; from the exons ATGGCTAGTGATCAAGAAAACTCACAAGATGCAAATGCTCCTGTGGAACTGTTAGGGATGACGTTCAACATATTTATGATGAAT GAGACCCTATCTCAATCGATAAGCACAGCTGAGGACCAGGAGAACAGGAGCGTACTTAGTAGAGcactaaatgttcctgagtatcCCGGTCGGGTGAGGGGTAAAGGGCATGGTTGTACTCCAACTTCCTTGTATAAGAATCCAAGGAGAAGAAATCCTagcaatcaagaagtgatggAGACGTTGCAGGCATTACAAGCGCAAGTTCTTCAATTGCAAAAGGATAATGAGAGATATAGGTGTATGGAAAAGTGCAGTTCACAGTTGAAAGAAACTAGTGAGAAAGCCAGTATCAATTGTCAAAAtaaatttcccgag ggcatttcatCTTGTCAGCTATACTTATCGTCACCGACTTATCGCctagttggcaagggaaaagtgcacaacacttcgggaGATTTACTTCACCATAGACCGCTCCCGGATGGACACCTTAAAGTATCGGTTGATGTTGTATTAGATAAGGATGCGTTGCTACCGATACCTGACATTGTTTCAGAGACAACATTGCTGCGAGATGCAATAGGATCATTTGTTGCATGGCCCTTGGATCTCATTTTCATTGATGATGAG ACGCCTACAAAACCCGCATCTAAGGATAAAGGGATTTTGCGGCACAACGAgtctgttgcatcacaaaaagaG GTATTTGCTCAAGGGTCACAACAACTGAGCCAGAAAATTGGTAGTCGACAGAAAAACAAAAGGGATCTTCCAGTGACTTCTTTGCCAAAAAAGGTGCTTTTGTGCCTCGATACCAGATATCTCTTGAAACACTTGTTGACTCATCAGATATGGCAACAGCTGGTGCTATTCGCTTACTGGATATGGAGGAAGATATCTTTGGTTATTCATGCACTGAAACAATCGGAAAAGAAGATCTGGAACATATTTTTCGGCATCAAGAATTAG
- the LOC127095248 gene encoding uncharacterized protein LOC127095248 — translation MYLKVKDYDELLPEEGLEPGTRWGLMFDEAVNAYDNRIGEIIITPKEYEACIMVLEEAIYLSIKILDVYGDSTLVINQIKGEWETRHPGLIPYQYYARRMLSFFNKIEFHHIPHEENRMEDALATLSSMYKVNHWNDAPSIKIMCLDRLANMFVAEEVTNDKPWYLDIKYFL, via the exons atgtacttGAAAGTTAAAGATTATGATGAATTGTTGCCTGAAGAAGGACTAGAACCTGGAACTCGGTGGGGTTTAATGTTTGATGAAGCTGTTAATGCTTATGATAATCGAATTGGGGAAATCATTATTACTCCTaagg aatatgaagcttgtatcatggtTCTTGAAGAAGCCATTTATTTGAGTATTAAAATCCTTGATGTGTATGGAGATTCAACCTTGGTGATAAAtcagattaaaggagaatgggagactcgTCATCCTGGTTTGATTCCTTACCAATATTATGCAAGGAGAATGTTAAGTTTCTTCAATAAAAtagagtttcatcatatacctcaTGAAGAGAATCGGATGGAGGATGCTctggctactttgtcttctatgtataaagtaaatcATTGGAATGACGCGCCTAGTATCAAGATTATGTGCCTTGATAGACTTGCTAACATGTTTGTAGCAGAAGAAGTCACTaatgataagccttggtatcTTGATATTAAATATTTCCTCTAG